Proteins from one Mycobacterium sp. EPa45 genomic window:
- a CDS encoding MFS transporter: MTTTRVPALLILASTFLAAGANGISMVAFPWLVLQRTGNAVDASIVAGAATLPLLFATLIAGTAVDFVGRRRVAMLSDALSATAVAAIPVLAIGFGTDVLNTLVLAALAALGALFDPAGMTARQSMLPEAAVRAGWTLDHTNSVYEAVFNLAYITGPGIGGLLIAALGGVNAMWVTAALFGLAILTMAVLRLEGSGRPQREKLPESVVSGVLEGMKFVWRSRVLRTLGLIDLAVTGLYLPMESVLFPKYFTDRNEPAQLGWVLMALSIGGLIGALSWTVLSKFASRRRTVLTAVLTFGIAVAVIAFLPPLPVILSFATLVGLVYGPIGPIYNSIMQTRTPEQLRGRVVGVMTSMTYAAGPIGFTLAGPLVDAFGLKVTFLVLAVPILMIGVVCPWLPALKELDDDTPRMAQWP, translated from the coding sequence GTGACCACCACGCGCGTCCCCGCGCTGCTGATCCTCGCCTCGACCTTCCTGGCCGCCGGCGCCAACGGCATCTCCATGGTCGCCTTTCCCTGGCTGGTGCTGCAGCGCACCGGGAATGCGGTCGATGCCTCGATCGTCGCGGGCGCGGCGACCCTGCCGCTGCTGTTCGCCACCCTTATCGCCGGGACCGCGGTCGACTTCGTCGGCCGGCGCCGGGTGGCGATGCTCTCCGACGCGTTGTCTGCCACCGCGGTTGCCGCGATACCGGTGCTGGCTATCGGCTTCGGCACCGATGTGCTGAACACCCTCGTCCTCGCCGCGCTGGCCGCCCTGGGCGCCCTGTTCGACCCGGCCGGCATGACCGCGCGCCAGTCGATGCTGCCCGAGGCCGCCGTCCGCGCGGGTTGGACCCTCGATCACACCAACAGCGTCTATGAGGCCGTGTTCAATTTGGCCTACATCACCGGCCCCGGCATCGGCGGTTTGCTCATCGCGGCGCTCGGCGGCGTCAACGCGATGTGGGTGACCGCCGCACTGTTCGGGCTCGCGATCCTGACGATGGCGGTGCTGCGGCTGGAGGGCAGCGGCCGTCCGCAGCGCGAAAAGCTGCCCGAGAGCGTGGTTTCCGGTGTCCTGGAAGGGATGAAGTTCGTCTGGCGCAGCCGGGTTCTCCGCACGCTCGGGCTCATCGACCTCGCGGTCACCGGCCTGTACTTGCCGATGGAAAGCGTGCTGTTCCCCAAGTACTTCACCGACCGCAACGAACCGGCACAACTCGGTTGGGTGCTGATGGCGCTGTCGATCGGCGGACTGATCGGGGCGCTGAGCTGGACGGTGTTGTCGAAGTTCGCCAGTAGGCGAAGGACTGTGCTGACGGCGGTGTTGACCTTCGGCATCGCCGTCGCCGTCATCGCGTTCCTGCCACCGCTGCCGGTGATCCTGTCGTTCGCGACACTGGTCGGCCTGGTCTACGGACCGATCGGGCCCATCTACAACTCGATCATGCAGACCCGCACCCCTGAGCAGCTGCGCGGCCGGGTGGTCGGGGTGATGACGTCGATGACGTACGCCGCCGGGCCGATCGGGTTCACGTTGGCCGGCCCGCTGGTCGACGCCTTCGGCCTCAAGGTGACGTTCCTGGTGCTGGCGGTGCCCATCCTGATGATCGGCGTGGTGTGCCCCTGGCTGCCCGCGCTCAAAGAATTGGACGACGACACACCTAGGATGGCGCAATGGCCGTAA
- a CDS encoding SRPBCC family protein produces MTHTAHDVRREDAIGPPPVSPTRVPAARYYSPEFARLETEHMWPRVWQVACTVDHVAEPGDFFEYRCGRYSVVVVRDDSGELRAFQNVCRHRGNSLCTGAGSRLTELRCGYHGWTWDLDGTLKRVPNRKGFGALHLGDFPLIAACVDVWEGLVFINLDPEAMPLHDYLEAMPADIAWNRLSEFHCYATMTIEVDANWKTIADGYSETYHIQTLHPELHRCMDDVFAPQQIWGHTGKSEQYYGVPSPHLREPISDDDVWAAYVSTQGALMGVEEGTPFPGGDSVPDVIASRTRQFATGRGVDLTWASTEQIMLLHQYNVFPNMTLLTNADHLTVMTSRPGADPEHGELVMYLWTRMAPEAARTNPVDVRMTAEEAHPGLVLTQDISVLAGLQRGLRQPGFTHLTLSNEERRVINLHRNLERYLDLPDADRMTGGEPGASQP; encoded by the coding sequence GTGACGCACACGGCGCACGATGTTCGACGCGAGGACGCGATCGGCCCGCCTCCTGTGAGCCCGACCCGGGTTCCCGCGGCACGCTATTACTCCCCCGAATTCGCGCGACTCGAGACCGAGCACATGTGGCCGCGTGTCTGGCAGGTCGCATGCACCGTCGACCATGTCGCCGAGCCTGGAGACTTCTTCGAATACCGGTGCGGGCGGTATTCGGTCGTGGTCGTGCGCGACGACAGCGGTGAGCTGCGAGCGTTTCAGAATGTCTGCCGACACCGCGGCAACTCGCTGTGCACCGGCGCCGGCTCGCGACTGACCGAGCTGCGTTGCGGCTACCACGGCTGGACTTGGGACCTCGACGGCACGTTGAAGCGGGTGCCCAACCGCAAGGGCTTCGGCGCGCTGCACCTGGGCGACTTCCCCCTCATCGCGGCTTGCGTCGATGTGTGGGAAGGCCTGGTGTTCATCAACCTCGACCCCGAGGCGATGCCGCTGCACGACTACCTGGAGGCCATGCCTGCCGACATCGCGTGGAACCGGCTGTCAGAATTCCACTGCTACGCCACGATGACCATCGAGGTCGACGCGAACTGGAAGACCATCGCCGACGGCTACAGCGAGACCTATCACATCCAGACGCTGCATCCCGAGCTGCACCGATGCATGGACGACGTCTTTGCACCGCAACAGATTTGGGGTCACACCGGAAAGTCGGAGCAGTATTACGGCGTGCCAAGCCCCCATCTCAGGGAGCCGATCTCGGACGACGACGTCTGGGCCGCGTACGTCAGCACCCAGGGGGCGCTGATGGGCGTCGAGGAGGGTACGCCCTTTCCGGGTGGTGACTCGGTGCCAGACGTGATCGCCTCCCGCACAAGACAGTTCGCGACCGGCCGCGGCGTCGACCTGACCTGGGCCAGCACCGAGCAGATCATGCTTCTGCACCAGTACAACGTGTTCCCCAATATGACGCTGCTGACCAATGCCGACCACCTGACGGTCATGACGTCACGCCCCGGCGCCGACCCCGAACACGGTGAGCTCGTCATGTACCTGTGGACCCGGATGGCACCCGAGGCGGCGCGCACCAATCCGGTCGACGTGCGCATGACGGCCGAGGAGGCCCATCCCGGTCTGGTTCTGACACAGGACATTTCGGTGTTGGCGGGGCTCCAGCGCGGATTGCGCCAACCGGGCTTCACGCACCTGACACTGTCCAACGAGGAGCGGCGCGTGATCAACCTGCACCGCAACCTCGAGCGCTACCTGGACCTCCCCGACGCCGACCGCATGACGGGAGGCGAGCCCGGTGCCTCGCAGCCCTGA
- a CDS encoding nitroreductase family deazaflavin-dependent oxidoreductase: MSSLGNRALMLFVKMHDTLYRRTNGWVGHRMPGAPPSLMLHTIGAKTGQPRSILLAYYRDGDDYLVVASNGGADRNPAWYHNLRAQPKVEINLGRKRLTVIAHILLPDDPDYARLWQLCDSKNRGRYTSYQNGTRRPIPVVRLTPSARRWR, encoded by the coding sequence ATGAGCTCGTTGGGCAACCGGGCACTGATGCTCTTCGTGAAGATGCACGACACGTTGTACCGGCGCACCAATGGCTGGGTCGGGCACCGAATGCCCGGCGCGCCACCGTCGTTGATGCTGCACACCATCGGCGCGAAAACCGGTCAGCCACGATCGATTCTGCTCGCCTACTACCGCGACGGTGACGACTATCTGGTCGTCGCATCCAACGGCGGGGCGGACCGCAACCCGGCCTGGTATCACAACCTGCGCGCGCAACCGAAGGTCGAAATCAACCTCGGCAGAAAGCGTTTGACGGTGATCGCACACATCCTGCTGCCGGATGACCCGGACTACGCGCGGTTGTGGCAGCTCTGCGATTCGAAGAACCGTGGTCGCTACACGTCGTACCAGAACGGCACCAGGCGGCCGATACCGGTCGTACGTCTCACGCCGTCAGCACGGCGATGGCGCTAG
- a CDS encoding LLM class flavin-dependent oxidoreductase, with protein sequence MRLSVLDLVPVRTDQTTSDALGATVRLAQTADRLGFTRYWVAEHHNMPAVAATSPPVVLAYLAAQTTQLRLGSGGVMLPNHAPLAVAEQFALLEAAAPGRIDLGIGRAPGSDPVTSIMLRGTRDDSDIENFPQYLDDVAALMSAHGVRIPIRNQDYILKATPAAVGEPRLWLLGSSMYSAHLAAAKGLPYVFAHHFAGQGTVEALATYRSEFRPSAVAAEPVTFMTVNAVVAPTRAEADALLLPNLQMMARLRTGQPLGPLDLVEDAAAITMHPQAEAVIASGRAKAVVGSPAEAADQIRAVAAEFDVDEVMVNPVASAHRGTDPATAPGRETTLELLAKELF encoded by the coding sequence ATGCGGCTTTCTGTCCTAGACCTCGTCCCGGTGCGCACCGACCAGACCACCTCCGATGCGCTGGGGGCTACCGTGCGCCTGGCTCAGACCGCCGACAGGCTGGGATTCACCCGGTACTGGGTGGCCGAACACCACAACATGCCCGCTGTCGCGGCGACCAGCCCACCGGTGGTGCTTGCCTATTTGGCCGCCCAGACCACCCAGCTTCGGCTGGGTTCGGGGGGCGTGATGCTGCCCAACCATGCGCCGCTGGCCGTCGCCGAGCAGTTCGCGTTGCTGGAGGCCGCCGCCCCCGGTCGCATCGATCTCGGCATCGGCCGAGCGCCGGGTTCGGATCCGGTGACGTCGATCATGCTGCGCGGCACCCGCGACGATTCGGATATCGAAAATTTCCCGCAGTATCTCGACGATGTCGCGGCGTTGATGAGTGCGCACGGCGTGCGGATCCCGATCCGCAACCAGGACTACATCCTCAAAGCCACGCCCGCAGCTGTCGGGGAACCGCGGCTGTGGCTCCTGGGCTCGTCGATGTACTCGGCGCACCTGGCCGCCGCGAAGGGTCTGCCGTACGTGTTCGCCCACCACTTCGCCGGGCAGGGCACCGTCGAGGCGCTGGCGACCTACCGGTCGGAGTTCCGGCCCAGTGCGGTGGCCGCCGAGCCCGTGACGTTCATGACGGTGAACGCCGTGGTCGCGCCCACGCGTGCCGAGGCCGACGCGCTACTGTTGCCTAACCTGCAGATGATGGCCCGGTTGCGCACCGGACAACCCTTGGGCCCGCTCGACCTGGTCGAAGATGCCGCGGCGATCACCATGCACCCGCAGGCCGAGGCTGTCATCGCGAGCGGGCGGGCCAAGGCGGTGGTGGGCTCACCTGCGGAGGCTGCCGATCAGATCCGGGCAGTGGCAGCGGAATTCGATGTCGACGAGGTCATGGTCAATCCCGTCGCGTCGGCGCATCGCGGCACCGATCCGGCAACTGCACCCGGCCGCGAGACCACGCTGGAATTGCTGGCCAAAGAGCTGTTCTAG
- a CDS encoding HIT family protein has product MACVFCEIVAGTAPAIRVYEDDDFLGILDIRPFTRGHTLVVPKRHSIDLTDTPADTLAGMLAVGQRIAQATRASELGATGNNLAINDGKSAMQTVFHIHLHVIPRRDGDKLSFAKGMLLRRDPDRESTGRILRAALSQLDTAG; this is encoded by the coding sequence ATGGCATGCGTGTTCTGCGAGATCGTCGCCGGTACGGCGCCAGCCATCCGCGTTTACGAAGACGACGATTTTCTCGGTATCCTGGACATCCGGCCGTTCACCCGCGGCCATACCTTGGTGGTGCCCAAGCGGCACAGCATCGATCTGACCGACACTCCGGCTGACACGCTGGCCGGGATGCTCGCCGTCGGCCAGCGGATCGCGCAGGCGACGCGCGCGTCGGAACTCGGGGCGACCGGCAACAACCTCGCGATCAACGACGGTAAGTCGGCCATGCAGACGGTGTTCCACATCCACCTGCACGTGATCCCGCGCCGCGACGGCGACAAGCTGTCCTTCGCCAAAGGGATGCTGCTGCGCCGCGATCCGGACCGCGAGAGCACCGGACGAATCCTGCGCGCAGCTCTGTCCCAACTCGACACGGCCGGATGA
- a CDS encoding TetR/AcrR family transcriptional regulator gives MPRSPDPVTAESILDAAATMIERDGVDGFTMRGLADQLGVAVTSIYWHVGGKDKLLDSLVERLLGDMAALPADAADPAHRIAALARAQRRALIDRQHLLGIAHERNRTPQLFLPVQQRLATELARLGVTGTGAALVLRAIEVHVISSAIMQFSAVRGPKHDEEDPTLWADDWPDRALVRALQSPTDYDAVFEYGLDALLATLPETPTDW, from the coding sequence GTGCCTCGCAGCCCTGACCCGGTCACCGCGGAGTCCATCCTCGATGCCGCGGCCACGATGATCGAGCGCGACGGAGTGGACGGCTTCACTATGCGAGGGCTGGCCGACCAGCTCGGCGTCGCGGTCACCTCGATTTACTGGCATGTCGGCGGTAAGGACAAGTTGCTCGACAGTCTGGTCGAACGACTGCTCGGCGACATGGCGGCACTGCCCGCCGATGCCGCGGATCCCGCGCATCGCATCGCCGCTCTTGCCCGCGCGCAACGCCGTGCCCTCATCGACCGGCAGCACCTGCTTGGTATCGCGCACGAACGCAACCGGACGCCCCAGCTGTTCCTGCCGGTGCAGCAACGCCTGGCCACCGAGCTTGCCCGCCTAGGCGTCACCGGTACCGGCGCGGCCCTGGTGCTGCGGGCCATCGAGGTCCACGTCATCTCCTCGGCGATCATGCAGTTCTCGGCAGTGCGCGGCCCCAAGCACGACGAGGAGGACCCCACGCTGTGGGCGGACGACTGGCCGGACCGGGCGCTGGTCAGGGCGTTGCAGTCGCCCACCGACTATGACGCCGTCTTCGAATATGGCCTCGACGCCCTGCTGGCGACCTTGCCTGAGACTCCCACCGATTGGTAG
- a CDS encoding amidohydrolase family protein produces the protein MFDLKITGGTVVDGTGTDRYVADVAVKDGKIVEVRRRGASDAPLDGEARETINATGKVVAPGFVDIHTHYDGQVSWDSLLEPSSNHGVTTIVTGNCGVGFAPVRPGSEQWLIELMEGVEDIPGSALTEGMTWGWESYPEYLDVIGKGQYAVDVGSQVAHGSVRAYAMGERGARNEPATPNDIEAMGRLVREAIEAGALGFSTSRTLGHRAMDGEPVPGTFAAEDELFGLGRAMAAGGQAVFELAPQGVAGEDIIAPKKELEWMQRLGAEIDRPISFGLIQVDAAPDLWREQMDISAAAHAAGARLYPQIAARPFGMLFGFPGHHAFTHRPTFRKLKAQSGREELAHRLADPAIKAAILGEDDLPPDPSKLFDNMNILVQYALGRIYHLGDPPDYEPTDDRTVEKIAAERGEDPLATLYDLMLESDATNMLMLPFFNYSYGNCDAIHEMLTHPAGVVGLSDGGAHCGMICDASYPTFLLTHWARDRHRGAKLPLEHLIRKQTHDTAQLFGLGDRGVIQVGKKADVNVIDMDALRLHPPKMAYDLPAGGNRLVQGASGYTATIVSGTVTRRDGVDTGARPGRLVRGAR, from the coding sequence ATGTTCGACCTCAAGATCACCGGCGGGACCGTCGTCGACGGCACCGGGACCGACCGCTATGTCGCCGATGTGGCGGTCAAGGACGGAAAGATCGTCGAGGTGCGGCGGCGCGGGGCATCCGATGCACCGCTGGACGGTGAGGCCCGCGAAACCATCAACGCCACAGGCAAAGTCGTTGCGCCGGGATTCGTCGACATCCACACGCATTACGACGGCCAGGTCAGCTGGGACAGTCTGCTCGAGCCGTCGAGCAATCACGGCGTGACCACGATCGTCACCGGCAACTGCGGTGTCGGCTTCGCACCGGTGCGGCCCGGCTCTGAGCAGTGGCTGATCGAGCTGATGGAAGGTGTCGAGGACATCCCTGGCAGCGCGCTCACCGAGGGCATGACCTGGGGCTGGGAGAGCTACCCGGAGTATCTCGACGTCATCGGCAAGGGGCAGTACGCCGTCGACGTCGGCAGCCAGGTGGCGCACGGTTCGGTGCGCGCGTACGCGATGGGCGAGCGGGGCGCGCGCAACGAGCCTGCGACCCCCAACGACATCGAGGCGATGGGTCGCCTGGTGCGCGAGGCGATCGAAGCCGGGGCCTTGGGCTTCTCGACGTCACGTACCCTCGGCCACCGCGCCATGGACGGCGAACCGGTGCCGGGCACGTTCGCCGCCGAAGACGAGCTGTTCGGTCTGGGCCGGGCGATGGCGGCGGGCGGTCAGGCCGTTTTCGAGCTGGCGCCGCAGGGGGTGGCCGGCGAGGACATCATTGCGCCGAAAAAGGAATTGGAGTGGATGCAGCGCCTGGGCGCTGAGATCGACCGCCCCATCTCTTTCGGCCTGATCCAGGTGGACGCCGCGCCGGACCTGTGGCGTGAGCAGATGGACATCTCCGCGGCCGCGCACGCCGCGGGCGCCCGCCTCTACCCGCAGATCGCGGCCCGTCCGTTCGGCATGCTCTTCGGTTTCCCCGGTCATCATGCCTTCACCCACCGGCCGACATTCCGAAAGCTGAAGGCGCAGTCGGGCCGTGAGGAGCTCGCACACCGGCTGGCCGATCCGGCGATCAAGGCCGCGATCCTCGGCGAGGACGATCTGCCTCCCGACCCGAGCAAGCTCTTCGACAACATGAACATTCTCGTGCAGTACGCCCTGGGACGGATCTACCACCTCGGTGATCCGCCGGACTACGAGCCCACCGACGACCGTACGGTCGAGAAAATCGCCGCAGAGCGTGGTGAGGATCCGCTGGCCACGCTGTACGACCTCATGCTCGAGTCCGATGCCACCAACATGCTGATGCTGCCGTTCTTCAACTACTCCTACGGCAACTGCGACGCCATCCACGAGATGCTGACCCACCCGGCCGGTGTCGTCGGATTGTCCGACGGCGGCGCGCACTGCGGAATGATCTGTGACGCTTCGTATCCCACGTTCCTGCTGACCCACTGGGCCCGCGACCGGCACCGTGGCGCGAAGCTGCCGCTGGAACACCTGATCCGCAAGCAGACCCATGACACGGCGCAGCTGTTCGGCCTCGGTGACCGCGGCGTCATTCAGGTCGGCAAGAAGGCCGACGTCAACGTCATCGACATGGATGCGCTGCGGTTGCACCCGCCGAAGATGGCCTACGATCTGCCGGCGGGTGGAAATCGATTGGTGCAGGGCGCTTCCGGCTACACCGCGACGATCGTCAGCGGTACGGTGACGCGCCGCGATGGCGTCGACACCGGTGCGCGGCCGGGCCGGCTGGTGCGTGGCGCCCGCTGA
- a CDS encoding FAD-binding oxidoreductase, whose translation MAVSAVAGLAAELPDGVVVTDPDILASYRQDRAADPAAGTPLAVVRPTRTEEVQTVLRWAAANRIAVVPRGAGTGLSGGATAVDGGIVLSTEKMRDITVDTVTRTAVVQPGLLNAEVKKAVAEHGLWYPPDPSSYEICSIGGNIATNAGGLCCVKYGVTTDYVLGLQVVLADGTAVRLGGPRLKDVAGLSLTKLFVGSEGTLGVITEVTLRLLPPQPSACTVVATFDSVEAAAGAVVTITGRIRPSMLEFMDAVSINAVEDKLRMGLDRSAAAMMVAASDDRGPAGAEDAEYMARVFTEAGATECFSTSDPAEGEAFVAARRFAIPAVEAKGSLLLEDVGVPLPALAELVGGVAKIAADRDLTISVIAHAGDGNTHPLIVYDPTDAAMTERAEKAFGEIMDLAVSLGGTITGEHGVGRLKKPWLAGQLGPEAMELNRRIKAALDPDGILNPGAVI comes from the coding sequence ATGGCCGTAAGTGCTGTGGCCGGCCTGGCCGCCGAACTTCCCGACGGGGTGGTCGTCACCGACCCCGACATCCTGGCGTCCTACCGCCAGGACCGCGCCGCCGACCCGGCCGCCGGAACACCGCTGGCGGTGGTCCGGCCCACCCGCACCGAAGAGGTGCAGACGGTGTTGCGCTGGGCGGCGGCCAACCGTATCGCGGTGGTGCCGCGTGGCGCAGGCACCGGCCTGTCCGGTGGCGCGACCGCCGTCGACGGCGGGATCGTGCTGTCGACGGAAAAGATGCGCGACATCACCGTCGACACCGTGACGCGAACCGCCGTCGTGCAGCCCGGTCTGCTCAACGCCGAGGTGAAGAAGGCCGTCGCGGAACACGGCCTCTGGTATCCGCCCGACCCGTCGTCCTACGAGATCTGCAGCATCGGCGGCAACATCGCCACCAACGCCGGCGGATTGTGCTGCGTGAAGTACGGCGTGACAACCGATTACGTGCTCGGCCTGCAGGTGGTGCTGGCCGACGGGACGGCGGTGCGCCTCGGCGGCCCCCGCCTGAAAGACGTGGCCGGGCTCTCGTTGACCAAATTGTTCGTCGGCAGTGAGGGCACTCTCGGGGTGATCACCGAGGTGACACTGCGGCTGCTGCCGCCGCAACCGTCGGCGTGCACGGTGGTGGCGACGTTCGATTCGGTGGAAGCCGCGGCCGGCGCGGTGGTCACGATCACCGGACGCATCCGGCCCTCGATGCTGGAGTTCATGGACGCGGTGTCCATCAACGCCGTCGAGGACAAGCTGCGGATGGGCCTGGACCGCTCGGCGGCGGCGATGATGGTGGCCGCTTCCGACGACCGCGGCCCGGCCGGCGCGGAGGACGCCGAGTACATGGCCCGGGTGTTCACCGAAGCCGGTGCAACCGAATGCTTTTCGACGTCCGATCCGGCTGAGGGCGAGGCCTTCGTCGCCGCCCGCCGGTTCGCGATCCCCGCGGTGGAGGCCAAGGGCTCACTGCTGCTGGAGGATGTCGGGGTGCCGCTGCCTGCACTGGCCGAATTGGTCGGCGGGGTGGCCAAGATCGCGGCCGACCGCGACTTGACAATCTCGGTGATCGCCCACGCCGGTGACGGCAACACCCATCCGCTGATCGTCTACGACCCCACCGACGCCGCGATGACTGAACGGGCCGAGAAGGCATTCGGCGAGATCATGGACCTCGCGGTGTCGCTCGGCGGGACCATCACCGGCGAGCATGGGGTTGGCCGGCTCAAGAAACCATGGCTGGCAGGACAACTCGGCCCCGAAGCGATGGAGCTCAATCGCCGGATCAAGGCCGCGCTGGACCCCGATGGGATTTTGAATCCGGGCGCGGTGATTTAG
- a CDS encoding epoxide hydrolase family protein: MTPSPTPFEIAVPQADLDDLHRRLESARFPAELAGSGWDYGTDQSFLRSFVDYWRDEYDWRVTEAELNAVGSFVTEAAGQRVHFLHRRSAHEAAIPLALVHGWPGSIIEFLDALPLLHERYHVVVISMPGYGFSGPTTERGVDVARVAAAVADVMMQLGYERFLAQGGDWGALVVRYLGEHYPDRAVAVHTNMLFATVEGPDAMDGVTEEEMAAFIASAERMAEGIAYMEIQGTRPHSLGFGLEDSPVGLAGWILEKFHAWSDVRDGMPIRTNRLIDNLMMYWLTGTATSAARLYYEAAHAGTGALSPWSGRVDVPTGYAVYPRELVRIPKVWAHKHYHLVHYSIQDRGGHFAAFEQPQLFATDLVAYADALLELGVFT, from the coding sequence ATGACCCCATCCCCCACGCCGTTCGAGATCGCCGTTCCGCAGGCCGATCTCGATGACTTGCACCGCCGCCTGGAAAGTGCACGGTTCCCGGCCGAATTGGCAGGCAGCGGCTGGGATTACGGAACCGACCAGTCGTTCTTGAGGTCGTTCGTCGACTACTGGCGCGATGAGTATGACTGGCGCGTAACCGAAGCCGAGTTGAACGCGGTCGGGTCGTTCGTCACCGAGGCCGCCGGCCAACGCGTGCACTTCCTGCACCGCAGATCTGCTCACGAGGCAGCGATTCCGCTGGCGCTCGTGCACGGCTGGCCGGGGTCGATCATCGAGTTCCTCGACGCGCTGCCGTTGCTGCACGAGAGATACCACGTCGTCGTGATCTCGATGCCGGGCTACGGGTTTTCCGGTCCGACCACCGAACGCGGTGTCGACGTGGCCCGGGTCGCGGCGGCGGTCGCCGACGTGATGATGCAACTGGGTTACGAGCGTTTCCTGGCCCAGGGCGGCGACTGGGGCGCGCTGGTGGTGCGCTACCTCGGCGAGCATTACCCGGACCGCGCGGTGGCCGTGCATACCAACATGCTCTTCGCTACCGTCGAAGGGCCCGATGCCATGGACGGTGTCACCGAGGAGGAAATGGCCGCATTCATAGCCTCCGCGGAACGCATGGCCGAGGGCATCGCGTACATGGAAATTCAAGGTACCCGGCCACATTCACTCGGCTTCGGTCTCGAGGATTCGCCGGTGGGTCTCGCCGGATGGATCCTGGAGAAATTCCACGCCTGGAGCGACGTCCGCGACGGCATGCCGATCCGCACCAACCGACTCATCGACAACCTGATGATGTACTGGCTGACCGGGACGGCCACTTCGGCGGCGCGCCTCTACTACGAGGCTGCGCACGCGGGCACCGGTGCACTCAGCCCGTGGTCGGGCCGCGTGGACGTCCCGACCGGGTACGCCGTATACCCCCGCGAGCTCGTGCGCATCCCGAAAGTGTGGGCGCACAAGCACTATCACCTCGTGCACTACTCGATCCAGGACCGCGGCGGCCACTTCGCGGCGTTCGAACAACCGCAGCTGTTCGCCACCGACCTGGTGGCCTACGCCGACGCGCTCCTCGAATTGGGTGTCTTCACATAG
- a CDS encoding uracil-DNA glycosylase, giving the protein MTLLPHPRTGVLFDSPVPPGTGWPGDPAVPETPVAADPAQVTALAEAAGDIATVDAQVSVCRACPRLVAWREQVAVTKRRSFAAEPYWGRPITGWGSARPKILVLGLAPAAQGGNRTGRVFTGDRSGDQLFAALHRAGLVNQPTSVDAADGLSTKDIRVIAAVRCAPPANKPAPDERSTCEPWLTAEWGLIAPWVRVIVTLGGFGWQAALRLLADDLPALAKPKFGHGVVVDLPSGRQLMGCYHPSQQNMFTGRLTPAMLDDVFSDAAKRAGLRR; this is encoded by the coding sequence GTGACTCTCCTTCCGCATCCGCGTACCGGGGTGTTGTTCGACTCGCCTGTCCCGCCCGGCACGGGCTGGCCTGGCGACCCCGCTGTGCCCGAGACCCCGGTGGCCGCCGACCCCGCCCAGGTGACTGCGTTGGCTGAGGCGGCGGGCGATATCGCGACGGTGGATGCCCAGGTCAGCGTGTGCCGGGCGTGCCCGAGGCTGGTTGCCTGGCGGGAACAGGTGGCGGTCACCAAACGGCGCTCGTTCGCCGCCGAACCGTACTGGGGCAGGCCGATCACCGGATGGGGCTCGGCGCGGCCGAAGATTCTGGTGCTGGGGCTGGCCCCGGCTGCGCAGGGCGGCAACCGGACCGGGCGGGTGTTCACCGGCGACCGATCCGGCGATCAACTGTTCGCTGCGCTGCACCGTGCCGGCCTGGTGAACCAGCCGACCAGCGTCGACGCGGCAGATGGCTTGTCCACCAAGGATATTCGGGTGATCGCCGCGGTGCGCTGCGCCCCACCGGCGAACAAGCCTGCGCCCGACGAGCGGTCGACGTGCGAGCCGTGGCTGACCGCCGAATGGGGGCTGATCGCACCCTGGGTTCGGGTGATCGTCACGCTGGGCGGGTTCGGCTGGCAGGCCGCGCTGCGACTGCTCGCCGACGACCTGCCGGCGCTGGCCAAACCGAAATTCGGGCACGGCGTGGTTGTCGATCTGCCGTCGGGTCGGCAGCTGATGGGCTGCTATCACCCGAGCCAGCAGAACATGTTCACCGGGCGGCTCACACCGGCGATGCTCGACGATGTCTTCTCCGACGCCGCGAAGCGGGCCGGCCTGCGCCGGTGA